A stretch of the Malus sylvestris chromosome 10, drMalSylv7.2, whole genome shotgun sequence genome encodes the following:
- the LOC126585031 gene encoding protein PIGMENT DEFECTIVE 338, chloroplastic-like, which produces MGEPVAEAPVVETGTVLFAEVHRRRLSGRPLLSTRRLSRQIARHRVRQIKQLNEPIEVRITEWNTGGLVTRIEGLRAFLPKTELLSKVNNFSELKENELLYLKEGTHLEGTVKEIFPYGAQLRIGEADRRYDDLKTYLKIEDPTGSCAPSNCSTLVSA; this is translated from the exons ATGGGGGAACCTGTGGCGGAAGCGCCTGTTGTTGAAACCGGCACTGTTTTATTTGCTGAGGTTCATAGAAGAAGGCTCAGTGGTAGGCCTTTGCTTTCAACTAGACGGCTCTCCAGGCAAATTGCTCGGCATCGAGTGAGGCAG ATAAAACAACTCAATGAACCTATTGAAGTTAGAATTACAGAATGGAACACTGGAGGCCTTGTTACAAGAATTGAG GGTCTTCGAGCTTTCCTTCCAAAAACTGAGTTATTGAGTAAAGTGAACAACTTCAGTGAATTGAAAGAGAAC GAACTGTTATACCTTAAGGAAGGAACACATTTAGAAGGAACCGTTAAGGAAATATTTCCATATGGAGCCCAATTGAGGATAGGAGAAGCTGACAGGAGGTATGATGACCTTAAAACTTACCTCAAAATTGAAGACCCAACAGGAAGCTGTGCACCAAGCAACTGCAGCACTCTTGTTTCTGCATGA
- the LOC126585022 gene encoding uncharacterized protein LOC126585022 produces MEPENGEDILFGTCNIVAIIGSCFFIASESRLTKKDKLTISSDDYNKIWKLDDTLYLTMTGSKAVVEKMKTHTKNYLEHCAKQKRFPVFKDVALNGLHFLKNIADENKPRDFTEDELRHWVLKYQNAASFFCSFVDRKPVIYRVCVKNENNAPVDVSTLAENAGFDFLGSSMKQARKYLVETEFFRRCEEFEKDDNVSVGDIFFQFAKYFARAIVSSALVDNFSGGDIQVKCIYASGDCLSFTSNVAQVYLDSYGDLEMHKDMVLLLFVSIESEDGAEIVLKLTPTVKKWGTVAFFHRLGVFRKAYVHRIVFAKFVDMGNVKEIFSKKRQVGCFGFPAIEYDKGVWVSGLYPGSDGVPIKELLCGNCVAGPCLSDCVEIV; encoded by the exons ATGGAGCCTGAGAATGGCGAAG aTATTCTATTTGGGACCTGCAACATTGTTGCTATCATTGGTTCCTGCTTTTTTATAGCTTCTGAATCACGTCTTACGAAGAAAGACAAATTGACCATTT cGAGTGATGACTATAACAAGATATGGAAACTTGACGATACTCTGTATCTTACCATGACTGGTAGCAAGGCGGTCGTCGAAAAGATGAAAACCCATACTAAAAATTACCTTGAACACTGTGCAAAGCAGAAACGCTTTCCTGTCTTTAAAGATGTTGCTCTGAATGGCCTCCATTTCTTGAAGAACATTGCCGATGAGAATAAACCTCGCGATTTCACTGAAGATGAGCTTCGTCATTGGGTGCTTAAGTATCAGAATGCTGCTTCGTTTTTCTGTAGTTTTGTTGATCGG AAACCTGTTATTTACAGGGTATGCGTCAAAAATGAAAACAATGCACCCGTAGACGTTTCTACTCTTGCTGAGAACGCTGGATTTGATTTTCTCGGATCTAGCATGAAACAAGCTAGGAAGTACTTGGTGGAAACTGAGTTTTTCAGAAG GTGCGAGGAGTTTGAAAAAGATGACAATGTGTCTGTTGGTGACATTTTTTTCCAATTTGCGAAGTACTTTGCTAGGGCAATAGTGTCTTCTGCTCTTGTGGACAATTTTTCTGGTGGAGACATTCAag ttAAATGTATTTATGCTAGTGGGGACTGTTTGTCTTTCACATCCAATGTTGCACAAGTGTACCTGGACTCGTATGGAGATTTGGAGATGCACAAGGACATGGTGTTGCTGTTGTTTGTATCAATTGAGTCAGAGGATGGAGCAGAAATTGTTTTAAAGTTAACTCCTACGGTTAAGAAATGGGGAACTGTGGCATTCTTTCATCGGTTGGGTGTCTTTCGGAAAGCATATGTTCATCGTATTGTAtttgccaagtttgttgatatgGGGAATGTGAAGGAAATTTTCTCTAAGAAGAGGCAAGTAGGATGTTTTGGGTTTCCAGCCATTGAATATGACAAAGGTGTTTGGGTGTCAGGGCTCTATCCTGGTTCCGACGGCGTTCCCATCAAGGAACTGCTTTGTGGCAATTGTGTTGCTGG GCCATGCTTGTCAGATTGTGTGGAGATTGTGTAA
- the LOC126585032 gene encoding uncharacterized protein LOC126585032 isoform X1 gives MPPQTPGSGRIRPDHEPMRPTKQPRLAEVEESEAAEAPGSKAAEAQGPKAAEAQGQKAAEAQGPEAVGEQGPEADDPDEKDWPDSDSSESEKYGTCIICWKDDHTVATCPLTYFVPSGELVSPYAEIVCWCCQEDPEVAHPGEIVARRAMVKPGV, from the exons ATGCCGCCCCAGACACCAGGATCCGGCCGGATCCGTCCCGATCACGAACCGATGCGGCCTACTAAACAACCACGGCTTGCAGAGGTAGAAGAATCGGAGGCGGCAGAGGCACCAGGATCGAAGGCGGCAGAGGCACAAGGACCGAAGGCGGCTGAGGCACAAGGACAAAAGGCGGCTGAGGCACAAGGACCAGAAGCGGTTGGGGAACAAGGACCAGAGGCGGACGATCCTGACGAAAAAGATTGGCCGGATTCTG ATAGTTCCGAATCAGAGAAGTATGGTACCTGTATAATTTGTTGGAAGGATGACCACACTGTTGCAACCTGCCCCTTGACTTATTTTGTCCCATCCGGGGAGCTTGTCAGCCCTTATGCTGAAATAGTCTGTTGGTGTTGTCAGGAGGACCCAGAAGTAGCCCACCCTGGTGAAATAGTCGCACGGAGAGCTATGGTCAAGCCTGGTGTATAA
- the LOC126585032 gene encoding uncharacterized protein LOC126585032 isoform X2 produces MPPQTPGSGRIRPDHEPMRPTKQPRLAEVEESEAAEAPGSKAAEAQGPEAVGEQGPEADDPDEKDWPDSDSSESEKYGTCIICWKDDHTVATCPLTYFVPSGELVSPYAEIVCWCCQEDPEVAHPGEIVARRAMVKPGV; encoded by the exons ATGCCGCCCCAGACACCAGGATCCGGCCGGATCCGTCCCGATCACGAACCGATGCGGCCTACTAAACAACCACGGCTTGCAGAGGTAGAAGAATCGGAGGCGGCAGAGGCACCAGGATCGAAGGCGGCAGAG GCACAAGGACCAGAAGCGGTTGGGGAACAAGGACCAGAGGCGGACGATCCTGACGAAAAAGATTGGCCGGATTCTG ATAGTTCCGAATCAGAGAAGTATGGTACCTGTATAATTTGTTGGAAGGATGACCACACTGTTGCAACCTGCCCCTTGACTTATTTTGTCCCATCCGGGGAGCTTGTCAGCCCTTATGCTGAAATAGTCTGTTGGTGTTGTCAGGAGGACCCAGAAGTAGCCCACCCTGGTGAAATAGTCGCACGGAGAGCTATGGTCAAGCCTGGTGTATAA